Proteins from a genomic interval of Mycolicibacterium grossiae:
- a CDS encoding SDR family oxidoreductase: protein MPHAPQRIVLITGASRGIGAEVAQQLADADTHVVVNYREKARRAEAIAESIRAAGGHASTLAADISDAAAAAAMIDEIATRFGRLDTLILNASGGLELGADPGYAMRLNRDAQRRLAQLALPLMPTGGRIVFVTSHQAHFFPNKAVPKGYSPVAASKRAGETALHAMRPALDRAGVHLTVVSGDMIDGTIVVRLLQRRDPGLLAARRTLAPLPTVGEFAAAIVGATQERYPTSVVYVGGGEYPLTA, encoded by the coding sequence ATGCCACACGCACCGCAGCGCATCGTCCTGATCACCGGCGCGTCGAGGGGCATCGGCGCGGAGGTGGCGCAGCAGCTCGCCGACGCCGACACCCACGTCGTCGTCAACTACCGCGAGAAGGCCCGTCGCGCCGAGGCCATCGCGGAGTCCATCCGCGCCGCCGGCGGCCACGCGTCGACGCTCGCCGCCGACATCTCCGACGCCGCCGCCGCGGCCGCCATGATCGACGAGATCGCCACGCGCTTCGGCCGTCTCGACACGCTGATCCTCAACGCCTCCGGCGGGCTCGAACTCGGCGCCGACCCCGGCTACGCCATGCGGCTCAACCGGGACGCGCAGCGGCGACTCGCGCAGCTGGCGCTCCCGCTGATGCCCACCGGGGGACGCATCGTCTTCGTCACCAGCCACCAGGCCCACTTCTTCCCGAACAAGGCGGTGCCGAAGGGGTACTCGCCGGTCGCAGCGAGCAAGCGTGCCGGCGAGACGGCCCTGCACGCCATGCGGCCCGCCCTCGACCGCGCCGGCGTCCATCTCACCGTGGTGTCCGGCGACATGATCGACGGCACGATCGTCGTCCGGCTGCTGCAGCGCCGCGATCCCGGCCTGCTCGCGGCGCGACGCACGCTCGCACCGCTGCCGACGGTCGGCGAGTTCGCCGCGGCGATCGTCGGTGCGACCCAGGAGCGCTACCCGACCAGCGTGGTCTACGTCGGCGGCGGCGAGTATCCGCTGACGGCCTGA
- a CDS encoding MarR family winged helix-turn-helix transcriptional regulator translates to MATSLTPQQMHAYFALMEAVSLLQYAVREQLKADGDLSYVQFEVLATLADADGPLTMTDLADGVVYSRSGLTHQAGLLENAGLITRRASASDQRATVVEITDAGRQRVAAVLPGHVEAVRELLFDPLSARDVASLGDVMGRVRDHMRSRPPRSAAARRRRPADAS, encoded by the coding sequence GTGGCCACCTCGTTGACTCCGCAGCAGATGCACGCGTACTTCGCGCTGATGGAGGCGGTCAGCCTGCTGCAGTACGCCGTACGCGAGCAGTTGAAGGCGGACGGCGACCTCAGCTACGTGCAGTTCGAGGTGCTCGCCACGCTGGCCGACGCCGACGGGCCGCTGACCATGACCGACCTCGCCGACGGCGTCGTCTACAGCCGCAGCGGGCTGACCCACCAGGCCGGCCTGTTGGAGAACGCCGGCCTCATCACGCGCCGCGCCAGCGCGTCGGATCAGCGGGCGACCGTCGTCGAGATCACCGACGCGGGCCGGCAACGCGTCGCGGCGGTATTGCCCGGGCACGTCGAGGCGGTGCGGGAACTGCTCTTCGACCCGCTGTCCGCACGCGACGTCGCCAGCCTCGGCGACGTGATGGGTCGGGTCCGCGACCACATGCGCTCGCGGCCGCCGCGCTCGGCGGCGGCGCGCCGACGGCGGCCCGCGGACGCGTCGTGA
- a CDS encoding NADP-dependent oxidoreductase, which yields MKAIRFHQYGDSDVLRYEDVERPVPGPGEVLVDVAATSFNPVDAGIRGGYLQEVFDVALPHVPGIDVTGRIAAIGDGVTGWEPGDAVIGLLPMDADGAAAEFVVAPADVLVAAPRTVPLTDAAVLPTVGLTAWQALIGLADLRAGQSVLVIGATGAVGGYAVQLAKEIGAVVTATAHDRGARRLRDYGVDRLVDYLDYGTTPLLGGERFDVVLNLVSTAPEETAALAGVVADGGFLIGTMTAGPEDPARRVRAQRLFVRSDTAQLAALVERVDDGRLRIDVADRRPLADAADVHAASDAGRLPGKTVLVP from the coding sequence ATGAAGGCCATTCGCTTCCACCAGTACGGCGACAGCGACGTGTTGCGCTACGAAGACGTCGAGCGCCCCGTTCCCGGCCCGGGTGAGGTGCTCGTCGACGTCGCCGCCACCTCGTTCAACCCGGTCGACGCCGGCATCCGCGGCGGATATCTGCAGGAGGTGTTCGACGTGGCGCTGCCCCACGTGCCCGGCATCGACGTCACCGGCCGCATCGCCGCCATCGGTGACGGCGTCACCGGGTGGGAGCCCGGCGACGCGGTCATCGGCCTCCTGCCGATGGACGCCGACGGCGCCGCCGCCGAGTTCGTCGTCGCTCCCGCGGACGTGCTCGTCGCGGCACCGCGAACGGTGCCCCTGACCGACGCCGCCGTGCTCCCGACCGTGGGGCTCACCGCGTGGCAGGCGCTGATCGGCCTCGCCGACCTGCGCGCCGGCCAGTCCGTGCTCGTCATCGGGGCCACCGGGGCCGTCGGCGGATACGCGGTGCAACTGGCCAAGGAGATCGGCGCCGTCGTTACCGCGACCGCGCACGACCGCGGCGCCCGGCGCCTGCGCGACTACGGCGTCGACCGGCTCGTGGACTACCTCGACTACGGCACCACGCCGCTCCTGGGCGGCGAGCGCTTCGACGTCGTGCTCAACCTGGTGAGCACCGCTCCCGAGGAGACCGCCGCGCTGGCCGGCGTCGTCGCCGACGGCGGCTTCCTCATCGGCACCATGACCGCGGGACCGGAGGATCCGGCACGGCGGGTGCGCGCCCAGCGGCTGTTCGTCCGCAGCGACACCGCGCAGCTCGCGGCCCTCGTCGAGCGGGTCGACGACGGTCGCCTGCGGATCGACGTCGCGGACCGGCGACCACTGGCCGACGCGGCCGACGTGCACGCTGCCTCCGACGCGGGTCGGCTGCCCGGCAAGACCGTGCTCGTCCCCTGA
- a CDS encoding PP2C family protein-serine/threonine phosphatase, whose amino-acid sequence MERYRGLLAAADPTLTRVAAVAARLGGTSMATVSVVDGDRAWFLGTYGLGAEQSIAVRDGLCANVLRNAVPAASADALADPRTGSLRFVLRHDVRFYACVAVLAADGRPLGAVTVMDTETRPVDDATLGLLAELTGVVREHLDMRADALAALSSERRLRDAVDSALLDAQRDRDDAQAARDDARRDRDNARSDRREAELGRQDARSDRDSAMRDRDSAEHDRDVIEEYASVLQRTLLPPMLPHIDGLTLAAHYHPASPRQVGGDFYDAFALDDHRWAFTIGDVEGHGVEAAVTTSLIRYTLRAAALHHRDLTDALGELNGVLLRELDSRRFATVLLGTVEGRGDAPGFRVTLATGGHQPALLVDAAAGSVTPVLPQGGMFVGAIRDARFASRDVELVPGRTLLVYTDGLIEARRGVRPFDEDALAAFVAERTHLDATGLVEDIATLVPKLEPDDDVAVLAITAR is encoded by the coding sequence GTGGAACGCTACCGCGGCCTCCTCGCCGCGGCCGACCCGACGCTGACGCGGGTCGCCGCGGTCGCCGCCCGCCTCGGCGGCACGTCGATGGCGACGGTGTCGGTCGTCGACGGGGACCGTGCGTGGTTCCTCGGCACCTACGGCCTCGGAGCGGAACAGTCGATCGCCGTGCGCGACGGACTGTGCGCGAACGTGCTGCGCAACGCGGTGCCGGCCGCCTCGGCCGACGCGCTCGCCGACCCGCGGACGGGCTCGCTGCGCTTCGTTCTGCGCCACGACGTCCGCTTCTATGCCTGTGTCGCCGTCCTCGCCGCCGACGGGCGCCCGCTGGGCGCCGTGACGGTGATGGACACCGAGACCCGGCCCGTCGACGACGCGACGCTCGGACTCCTCGCGGAGCTGACCGGCGTGGTGCGTGAGCACCTCGACATGCGGGCCGACGCCCTCGCCGCGCTCTCCTCGGAACGGCGGTTGCGTGATGCCGTCGACAGCGCCCTGCTCGACGCCCAGCGGGATCGCGACGACGCCCAAGCGGCCCGAGACGATGCGCGACGCGACCGCGACAACGCCCGATCCGATCGCCGCGAGGCCGAGCTGGGTCGGCAGGATGCGCGGTCCGACCGCGACAGCGCAATGCGCGACCGCGACAGCGCCGAACACGACCGGGACGTCATCGAGGAATACGCCTCGGTGCTGCAGCGGACGCTGCTGCCGCCGATGCTCCCCCACATCGACGGACTCACCCTGGCCGCGCACTACCACCCGGCGTCCCCACGTCAGGTCGGCGGCGACTTCTACGACGCCTTCGCCCTCGACGATCACCGATGGGCGTTCACCATCGGCGACGTCGAGGGGCACGGCGTCGAGGCGGCCGTCACGACCTCGCTGATCCGCTACACGCTGCGTGCAGCAGCCCTGCATCATCGTGACCTCACCGACGCGCTCGGCGAACTGAACGGGGTGCTGCTGCGTGAGCTGGACTCGCGGCGTTTCGCGACCGTGCTGCTCGGCACCGTCGAGGGGCGCGGCGACGCCCCAGGTTTCCGGGTGACGCTCGCGACCGGGGGTCATCAGCCGGCCCTGCTGGTCGACGCCGCCGCGGGCTCGGTGACGCCGGTCCTGCCGCAGGGCGGCATGTTCGTCGGCGCGATCCGCGACGCCCGGTTCGCGTCGCGCGACGTCGAGCTGGTACCTGGCCGGACACTGCTGGTGTACACCGACGGGCTCATCGAGGCCCGCCGCGGCGTGCGGCCGTTCGACGAGGACGCGCTGGCGGCGTTCGTCGCGGAGCGCACCCACCTGGACGCCACCGGTCTGGTCGAGGACATCGCCACGCTGGTGCCGAAGCTCGAGCCGGACGACGACGTCGCCGTCCTGGCGATCACCGCGCGCTGA
- a CDS encoding ATP-binding protein, which translates to MAEFRANVDAWLHGTIAVSEERRADILLATDEALSNCADHAYRAQGEPGPMTLEMTPDPGQILRVCVTDHGEWQEPVPRATPTSLRGRGIRLMRGLCDDVSIDGRPDGTTVCLLFRDCPVKDERFAGRAVRQ; encoded by the coding sequence GTGGCCGAGTTCCGCGCGAACGTCGACGCGTGGCTGCACGGAACCATCGCCGTCAGCGAGGAGCGCCGCGCCGACATCCTGCTGGCCACCGACGAGGCACTGAGCAACTGCGCCGACCACGCGTACCGCGCGCAGGGTGAACCGGGACCGATGACGCTGGAGATGACGCCGGACCCCGGCCAGATTCTCCGGGTGTGCGTCACCGACCACGGTGAGTGGCAGGAGCCCGTGCCCCGTGCCACCCCGACGTCACTGCGCGGCCGGGGCATCCGGCTCATGCGGGGACTGTGCGACGACGTCTCCATCGACGGCCGTCCGGATGGGACGACGGTGTGCCTACTGTTCCGCGACTGCCCGGTCAAGGACGAGAGGTTTGCCGGGCGCGCGGTCCGTCAATAG
- a CDS encoding lysophospholipid acyltransferase family protein, which translates to MAGFGDALGWVKQQISARVPTADLDQRDADYILEQLPGLWLLASLYFRADVRGLDRIPTTGPVLLVGNHSGGNLPPDTFVFTLAFCSYFGVERPFYQLAHNLVVSMPGLGSLRKFGTVAANHENATLALKSGAALLVYPGGDYEVFRPSWQRHEVDFDGRKGYVKLAREAGVPIVPIASVGGQEAALFLDRGQWLAKLLVVDKIARLKSVPILLAPPWGLAVSDMVPRLPLPTKIVIEVQDPIDAEDIASSDDDVINDKVLASLQSGVDRLAAERRFPIIG; encoded by the coding sequence ATGGCGGGGTTCGGCGATGCCCTCGGATGGGTCAAGCAGCAGATCTCGGCGCGCGTGCCGACGGCAGACCTCGATCAACGCGACGCCGACTACATCCTCGAGCAGCTCCCGGGTCTGTGGCTCCTGGCGTCGCTGTACTTCCGCGCCGACGTGCGGGGTCTCGACCGCATCCCGACCACGGGTCCGGTGCTGCTGGTCGGCAACCACAGCGGGGGCAACCTGCCGCCCGACACCTTCGTCTTCACCCTCGCCTTCTGCTCGTACTTCGGCGTCGAGCGGCCCTTCTACCAGCTGGCGCACAACCTGGTCGTGTCGATGCCGGGCCTGGGATCGCTGCGCAAGTTCGGCACGGTGGCCGCCAACCACGAGAACGCGACGCTCGCGCTGAAGTCCGGCGCCGCGCTGCTCGTCTACCCGGGCGGCGACTACGAGGTATTCCGTCCGTCCTGGCAGCGGCACGAGGTCGACTTCGACGGGCGCAAGGGGTACGTCAAGCTCGCCCGCGAGGCCGGTGTGCCGATCGTCCCGATCGCGAGCGTCGGCGGTCAGGAGGCGGCACTGTTCCTGGACCGGGGGCAGTGGCTCGCCAAGCTCCTCGTGGTCGACAAGATCGCCCGGCTGAAGAGCGTGCCGATCCTGCTCGCCCCGCCGTGGGGACTCGCGGTCAGCGACATGGTGCCGCGGCTGCCGCTGCCGACGAAGATCGTCATCGAGGTGCAGGACCCGATCGACGCGGAGGACATCGCGAGCAGCGACGACGACGTGATCAACGACAAGGTGCTGGCCAGCCTGCAGTCCGGGGTGGACCGGCTCGCCGCCGAGCGGCGCTTCCCGATCATCGGCTGA
- a CDS encoding SRPBCC family protein, with product MRLQRSVVADVDRHVVWKHVSDPNCYPEFMTRLERWETVTEGPVGIGSRYTVHWKVGSVPIGGVIELSEFDDSRDLAWIGITGITMRGRFRLRDAGEGRTKITFRLAYEAPGGLLGLIADRVAARQVGRIMDDTVRRLKDLCEH from the coding sequence ATGCGATTGCAGCGCAGTGTCGTCGCCGACGTGGACCGCCACGTGGTGTGGAAGCACGTCAGCGACCCGAACTGCTATCCCGAGTTCATGACCCGGCTGGAGCGCTGGGAGACCGTCACCGAGGGGCCGGTCGGCATCGGGTCGCGCTACACCGTGCACTGGAAGGTGGGCTCGGTGCCGATCGGCGGCGTGATCGAGCTGTCCGAGTTCGACGACAGCCGCGACCTCGCCTGGATCGGCATCACCGGCATCACGATGCGCGGCCGGTTCCGGCTGCGCGACGCCGGTGAGGGCCGCACCAAGATCACGTTCCGGCTGGCCTACGAGGCGCCCGGCGGCCTGCTCGGCCTGATCGCCGACCGCGTTGCGGCCCGCCAGGTCGGGCGCATCATGGACGACACGGTGCGCCGGCTCAAGGACCTGTGCGAGCACTGA